The following DNA comes from Rosa rugosa chromosome 5, drRosRugo1.1, whole genome shotgun sequence.
TATCTCCAATTCTTGTGTGGAAAATTTGCAATTTAGTATTTTCTTCCTTTTGatagtattttatttttgaaacaaGAATActatcaaaaataaaattaaaataattaggaTATAACAGATGAAATAAATGGATAAGCTGCCAACCTGCTATGGGCTTTGTGGCCTATTGGCTGCTTTTTCTTAGGGTCTGCAGAGGTTTGTATTAAgcttgcagcatttcttgttaTAGAGCTGTTCCATTGCAAAGTTAATTTTAGCTAGCTGCTATTGTATTACAGGGCCAAATAAAAGCAACCTCAAAACTGTGTCCCAGTGTCCGCAAACGGAAAGGTTGCCTATATCATCCCCGCCAGTCCAAGTTTCTGTGAACAATGTTCATGAACAAAATTTCTATTTGACGGATAAAAGCAAGGTGAATTTGTGGAGAGAGAGGAAAATTTCTGGTGTTGAGAGTTCCGAAAGAAGTAACGAGTTTTCCAGTAACAAGCACCCGAGTACCTTTGTGGCATCTAATGTGCCCAGTCCTTATCCGATTCTTCCTTCTTCTGATTTGGCCAAGTCCTGGACTCACTCGGTTTCTTCTTGGGAAAAGCCAGGCAGTAGCTTAAGCCAGAAGTCAATGTCAGTTCAAGCTCACCCATGTTTTAATTCATCTGCTACCTTGAGTAAGAGTTCCCAGTCATCGGTTCAGAGTAATGGGATTTTCGGAGACAGGTGGAATCTCAACAACAATTCTAGATCTAACCAAGGTTCAGGAAGTGAATTGCCGTACCAAAATGGGTTTCATCATGGTTCTTCTTCTGGGTCTAAGGAGCAACTGGTCCGCTTTCCTTCTCTCAACTGTGACTATCAGAGCAGCAGTAGCAATCATAATGGAGGTTCTGAACACTTGATGAGTCATGGTTCAGCAACGTACTACAAGGGTTCAAATTTCTTGGATGTGAAGTCTGCAAAGGAAGTAAACTTGAACGTGATGCTTTCAAACAGTTCATCTAATGAAGAATTACCCCAGCGAGGTCTTAAGATCATGGGTGGAGAACAAAAGCATGAGGACCCTCTTGCAGCTTTGCCGTGGCTAAGAGCTAAGCCTGCTGGTAAGAATGAGTTTGCCAATGGTGGCGGAGTTTCTAAGACCGGTGAGCCTAGTATCTTTCAGTCTTCTGTGAATAATTTATCCAATAAAATTGAAGCTGGAAAGGGTTTCAATCAAATTTTTACTCAGAGTATAAAATCATTTTCATGCGGGAATGATGTTGAGGCGAGGAGGACTGAACTAGCTGATAGCCCGAGTAATAAAAAACTTCTTGGATTTCCTATTTTTGAGAAGTCTCAGCTTTTGAAGAATGAGTCCTTTTCTCTCACCTCCCCTTCTGTGTCTATTCCTCACCCATCGGAGAGTGAAGTGGAAAATAACAGAAGAAATAGATTGCTGGACATCAACTTGCCTTGTGATACTGCAGCTCCTGACTTGGCCAGAAAGAGCGTAGCAGAAATTGTAGTGGTAGAAGACAGAAGGGATAAACAGTTTGGTAATTTCAGACATCACATTGACCTGAACTTCTGTATCAGCGATGATGAAGCATCTTTGAAACCTTCTGCTCCAAGAGGCAGTTTGAAGATTGCAGTGGAGATAGATTTGGAAGCCCCCATTTCTCCGGAGACTGATGATGAGGATGATGTCATTCATGGGGAAGCATCTGCACAAAAGCAGAACAAGATGTCTTTAGCATTACCACAGAAAAAAACTGAACCTTCTCGAGATGAGCTTGCAAGAGTAGCAGCAGAGGCAATTGTTGCCATTTCATCATGCGGTCCTCCTGATCCTATGGATGAATCCTCTTGCAAACTAGCAGAAGCATCTTCAGTTGACCCTCTTATGTGGTTTGTGGACGTAGTTTCTACATGTGGGAATGATCTTGAGAACAAGTTTGACACTGTTCTCAGGAGTGACGATAGTGAAGGTATTGAAGAATCTTTAGTAGAAGAGTTTGATTACTTTGAATTCCTCACTTTGAAACTGAAGGAAACCAAGGAAGAAGATTACATGCCCAAGCCTTTGGTTCCGGAAAATATAAAGTTTGAAGAGTCAGGAACCAATTTACTATCAAATACGCCCCGAAGGGGCCAGTCAAGGAGAGGGAGGCAGCGGCGGGACTTCCAAAGGGATATCCTTCCCGGCCTTGTTTCTTTGTCAAGGCATGAGGTAACAGAAGATATCCAGACATTTGGAGGGTTGATGCGGGCAACAGGTCATCCTTCGTGGCAATCGGGGTTGGCAAGAAGGAACTCAACAAGAAATGGTTGTGCTAGGGGCAGGCGACGAGCAGTGGCGAGTCCCTCACCCCCTATGATCACCATCCCGGTTTGCACTCCACCGATACAGCAGTTTAGTAATACCGAAATGGCACTGGAAGATAGAAGCCTAACAGGTTGGGGTAAGACTACTAGAAGGCCCCGTAGGCAAAGATGCGCGGCAGGTAATCTTCCCTCTCTTCCTTTAACCTAAAAACTTGGGAAGAGACCTTTAACTTCTTGATTGAGTTCTATAGAGGAAAATAGGGTGTTGTATCCATGGCTTCAGGTTGAGCTTGCCATTCGGATTATTGCCCTATCTGTACATTTCTTGGCCCAAAGTTTGGGTTGgcttgatttttctttctttgggtgGTTACCATCTTTGTATTATTCTCATAAATAATGTTGCATGATTTATTCCCGGATAGATCCCAGTGTTCGTTTTTTCATTTGCTTATGCTTTGCCACTCCTCTGGGAATTCAGATGTGCTCTTATCATTATTTCAGATATGAATATGCTTCTCCTTATTGACCTTCCcaattattttcttcttttccacgAATTGGTTCATTCAAACAGTACATCCTTACTGCAACAAAACATGAACCAAGTTTAAACTCAACAAAGATTTTAATGGGATGAAGTGATGAACCCACATTGCAGACGAACAGTTACAACGGGTAAAATATAACTTGTATTTTCGAGTTAAAAAGTGAATCCATAAGATCAAACTGTAAAAAGAGCTGTGTCAATGGCGAAATAATAAGGAATGAGTGTTCTCCTTTCTCATAAAATgggagtttttgttttttttacctAAATTATACTGAGCTCCTTTGCCAGTAAAACCCATGTTCCTGTATGCAGATTGCAGATCATACCAGTCAACCTCAAGTAAGTGAATTATTTGGGCTTAAGATGATGATGTTGTTGGTGGCTGCCACATAAGCATGTGAACACAGGGAACAAGCACCCACATGATGTGCCTTGTTTGGTTGTGATAAAGTGGGTTTAGCTTCATTGTCCATCTCTTTGTAGAAATTTGGGAAGGCATTTTAGCTAAGCATGTCCCAACTCAGATCCCACCAATTAGGTTTCCATCTTTTACTTGGATTGACAAAGTAATATTCTGACCTAAAAGAATCAAAACTAAAGCAAACAAGGGACAAAAGAAGATAGAAGCTCTTGATTGGCATTCCTCCTCCTCTATTCGATGAAATCTTGCCAACCCATTACTTTATGTAAAACACTAAAACCCCCACCTTCTctaatcatcttcttcttttctctaaaAAGTTTATGTAAAGTTAATTTCTGCACTAAGAAAACCCAACAAAAGGGTTTTTGCATATTATGTATTTTAGCTTTTTGCATGGTTTTTAAATGCATCAACATATACTCCATTTTTTATGTTGTGTGTTGACTTgccaaattttcttttcttctgcctACATGAAAGTAGGTTTCATTGGTTCTAAATGAAAATAAACTTTAACAAAAGCTCACAAGGTAACCCCATAATAAACAATAGAATCCACATACTTATCATTCTTCTTTCAATACATTATCTAATTTTACAATACTTTAATagtattttaatttattttttttcttaacaGAAAGCACAGATTGATTCAATAATAATGATAATGGTGAGTGAATGACACAAAGATAAACCTAATTGCTCACACAGTCACACTTAAACCTAATTGCACTCACATTTACGGCTAGCTGCTCTCTTAAGGGATAGTTTTGAGGAATATTAAGGGACAGATGCATCTGACGACTGAGGATAAATACACAgttttaaattgttataatttcaGCGATCACAATCACTTAAAAATGTATCTTAAGTGGAGTAAGACTGCTCATTTAGGGACTGAAAACCCATTTCATGATGGCAATGATATTTAATTGTATGACATATTGACAGAGTCGGTAACTAACAATTCACAGCAGCTCACCGATCAAACTAATTAATAAAACCACTTGGAATCAGAGAAATACAAAGAGAGGGGCAGCGTGCACGCGCTGGTGGGTAGCGTGGATGTGAAATGCCCGAATAAGATCTTGCTAATGTACGCCGCCACGGCAGCAACGAGAAACAtgaatgaaagagagagactgTCGGCGTCTCTGTGGGCTTTGATTTGGTAGTGTACTACGTACAATGACTTACTACAGAGAATCTCAATCTACTGTGGACTCTGTGTTTCCGTGTGTCGCTCTCATTCTCTCCACGTGTCACTCACACACCAACCCACCCTTTTGGATACTCTTCCTACTTCTCAGTTCTCACCAATCACATCCCTCCTTTCTATTCAACAAAAAACACTTGGATTCCCCATCCTGCCCCCACCCAACCACCGCTATTTACATCTTTCCCCTGATTCTTCTCATCATCTGTCCTTTTCTCAGTtttattctcctgcaaatatataacatgataatgaaaatgatGATGCATATCTTAATTACGTGCCTTTCATTTGGACATGAGCCCCCTCATCTTTTAGTTTATTATTTTCAAGTCCTTGATTCTAAGGTTCTCGGTTGCAATGAATTATGAAAatgaatgatgatgatgatgatgttggcTGCCTTTAATTTGCAGATTAGTTTCCTTGGTTCTTTTATATATACTTGAAAATCACTATCTTTTACCAGTTGCAAGCAATGTAGACTAAAAATCAATGATGACTTCTCAATCAATGTTGATTTTTGAAAAGTCAAGGTTGTTTTATATATACAAGATTTGTTTTTTCTGTGGTAAATACTTAAAAAATAATTATGGAGCATTCACAGATAATAATTATTAATATGTGTTCTAATTGATGGAACACTAAAACctcgaatgattttttttttttttataattttattgtcTAAACTTTAAAGACTTGGAAAAATCATAAATAAGAAATTTGCGTCGTGTGTTATAACTCACAATTTTGGGTAAAAATCATGAACTTGGAGTTCTTATTTTATTTAGAAACTTAAGACTTTAGTTCCCACGAGGTCAGACATGAATTGTAGTTAATTTACAATTTTAaaccttttattttttcttttcccctcAGTGTTATAAAACTAATTACAACCTAAGTAACAGTTAAAAAGTTAGAACCTTAGGTTGACACCATCTTAGTCACTGATGTCTTTGTTACACGAAACATTAATACATCATGTGCACTAGCTAGAGAATTTGTTTATAAAATGCTCAGCAAAGACTACTAGCAGGCAGATATGCCAAGTTCATCATGATAACATTAAAAACCAATTTAAAGCTTACAAAAACTGCACTAACAAAATTGATCTAGACAACAAAAAACTAAATCATGATTACTACCGCAAACTGCAACAACGTCGACTCATAGGTACCATCGCATGCCATGTAATGTAACCAATAAAAGTACAAGTCATCAATCATTTGTTTTTGCATTTATAGTTGGGCCTGGTGAGCTCATCAAATTTCAACCCTAGACACTTAGAATCAGCCCAAACTCATGAACCAGAAGAACAGCCCAAGCCCACCCATTGAAAAGCAGAGCCCCTCTCAAATAAAGGTCCGTTTGGGACCGCGCCCAAAAGCCGCCATAAAGTTAACGGCTTTTCAAATTCTCCGATGAAATTCAAACACAGAACAAAAAATTAACGCCGACGACGATGAAGCTCATCTCTAACCTACACAAACAAATACCCAGAAACCCTTTACTTCAATTACGAACTCTAACCCATTTCATCTATAACCCACCACCTCCAGACCCACCTGAGCTTTCTCAAGCCAAAGCCTCAACCCAGTCAGTCTTTTCAAACCCAGCCTTCAATCTTCTCGTCATGTGTAGAAACATCGATTCCCTTAGGAAAGTTCATAGCTTTCTTGTAGTACATGGCTTGTCGAACGATCTTGTTTGTCACACCAAATTGATTAGCCTGTACGCGTCATTTGGGCACGTCAATTGTGCCCGGTTGGTGTTCGACGAAATGCCAAGCCCGGATTTTTATTCGTCGAAAGTGATGCTGAGGTGGTACTTCATGCACAATGTGTATGAGGAGGTTGTGGGGTTGTTTAGGAGGATGAGAATGTGGGTTAGAGAGCGTGACAATGTTGTGTATTCGATTGTGTTGAAGGCGTGTAGTGAGGTGAGGGATGTTAATGAAGGGAGGAAGGTGCATTGTGAGATTGTTAAGGTGGGGAGCCCCGATGGGTTTGTGTTGACTGGGTTGGTGGATGTGTATGCAAAGTGTGGGTGGATTGAGTGGTCCCGTGGGGTGTTTGATGGGATTGTGGAAAGGAGTGTGGTTTGTTGGACTTCGATGATTGTTGGGTATGTGCAGAATGAGTGTCCGGAAGATGGGTTGGTTTTGTTTAATAGGATGAGAGAGGAGATGGGTGAAGGGAACCAGTTTACGCTGGGTAGTGTGCTTACGGCTTGCACAAAGTTGAGAGCTTTGCACCAGGGAAAGTGGGTTCATGGATGCTTGATTAAGAACGGTATTGAGGTTAATTCTGTGTTGGTGACGTCTCTTTTGGACATGTATGTCAAGTGCGGGGACATCAGAGATGCTCGTCTCATATTTGATGAGCATTCCATGATTGATCTTGTTTCATGGACTGCAATGATTGTTGGGTACACACAAAGCGGGTGCCCGTTGGAGGCTCTGAAGTTGTTTACGGATAAGAGATGGGTTGGTCTGTTGCCCAATTctataaccactgcaagtgtgCTTTCGTCTTGTGCACAATCAGGTAATTTGCATACGGGAAGGTCAGTCCATGGTCTTGGGATTAAACTTGGGTTGGAAAATTCTACTGTGAGAAATGCTCTTGTTGATATGTACGCAAAATGCCATATGATTAGTGATGCTCGATATATCTTTGATACAACATTGGACAAGAATGTGATTACTTGGAGTTCAATTATTTGTGGGTATTCCCAAAACGGGTCTGCATATGAAGCCCTCCAACTCTTTCATCAAATGAGATCAGAGTCATTCTCACCTGATGCATTCACATTGGTAAGTGTCCTCTCAGCTTGTGCTTCCCTCGGTTTTCTTCAGGTTGGTTCATCACTTCATGCTTACTCGATAAAGGATGGCATATTAACTTCAAACCTGTATGCTGGCACTGCACTTCTAAATTTATATGCCAAGTGTGGGGATGCTGAATCTGCTCGTCTAGTTTTTGATGGAATGAAAGAGAAGAACACTATAACGTGGAGTGCGATGATTGGTGGTTATGGAATCCAGGGTGACAGTAGAGGTTCCGTAGAACTTTTCAGTGATATGTTAAAGAAGCGTCTAGAGCCAAACGAAGTAATCTTCACAACCTTATTATCAGCTTGTAGCCATACAGGAATGGTTGCAGAAGGTCTGAAGTATTTCAATTCTCTATGCCAGGATTATAACTTTGTGCCTTCTATGAAGCACTATGCATGTATGGTTGATCTCTTGGCTCGTGCTGGCAAACTTGAAGAAGCCTTGGAATTTATTGAGAAAATGCCGGTTCGACCAGATGTTAATTTGTTTGGGGCTTTTCTCCACGGATGTGGACTCTATTCAAGGTTTGATCTTGGTGAAGTGGCGATAAGAAGATTGCTAGAGTTGCATCCTTATGAAGCTTGCTATTATGTGCTAATGTGTAATCTTTATGCTTCAGACGGTAGATGGAGCCAGGTTAATCAGGTGAGAGAATTGATGAAACAGAGGGGTTTGAGCAAGTCCCAAGCATATAGCCAAGTGCAAATGGATTTCAGAAATGGTCTCATACCTGTTAAAGGCGCATGTGTTGCTTAGTAACATGGATCATTAGGCTTGTTGATACAGACTATATGTGATCAGGAGTTGCATAAATGCTGTTAGATCTAGTGTCACCATGAACACCATTGTGGACGTCAACAAGATGATCTGTATGCTTAAGGCTTAAGATTATCTGGGAGTGGATTATCATCTCATGCACAGTAACCCACGTCCATGATACAAATGACTGAAATGAGCGGACAAtgttttgaactttgaaggcTTAAGAGTAAGGCACTTTTTCTGCAACCTCGACATTGCATATTCTGGATGTAACTTTCACGATTATGCACTGTATGCTTATGAGAATGAAGAATAATGGCATGCCATAAAACATCCACAGTTACTTAACAGAAGTGAATTATAATTCTGCAGGTTGAGTCAACGGAAACTGGCCTTGAGTGCGTCCCAA
Coding sequences within:
- the LOC133710001 gene encoding pentatricopeptide repeat-containing protein At2g03380, mitochondrial, translating into MKLISNLHKQIPRNPLLQLRTLTHFIYNPPPPDPPELSQAKASTQSVFSNPAFNLLVMCRNIDSLRKVHSFLVVHGLSNDLVCHTKLISLYASFGHVNCARLVFDEMPSPDFYSSKVMLRWYFMHNVYEEVVGLFRRMRMWVRERDNVVYSIVLKACSEVRDVNEGRKVHCEIVKVGSPDGFVLTGLVDVYAKCGWIEWSRGVFDGIVERSVVCWTSMIVGYVQNECPEDGLVLFNRMREEMGEGNQFTLGSVLTACTKLRALHQGKWVHGCLIKNGIEVNSVLVTSLLDMYVKCGDIRDARLIFDEHSMIDLVSWTAMIVGYTQSGCPLEALKLFTDKRWVGLLPNSITTASVLSSCAQSGNLHTGRSVHGLGIKLGLENSTVRNALVDMYAKCHMISDARYIFDTTLDKNVITWSSIICGYSQNGSAYEALQLFHQMRSESFSPDAFTLVSVLSACASLGFLQVGSSLHAYSIKDGILTSNLYAGTALLNLYAKCGDAESARLVFDGMKEKNTITWSAMIGGYGIQGDSRGSVELFSDMLKKRLEPNEVIFTTLLSACSHTGMVAEGLKYFNSLCQDYNFVPSMKHYACMVDLLARAGKLEEALEFIEKMPVRPDVNLFGAFLHGCGLYSRFDLGEVAIRRLLELHPYEACYYVLMCNLYASDGRWSQVNQVRELMKQRGLSKSQAYSQVQMDFRNGLIPVKGACVA
- the LOC133708079 gene encoding uncharacterized protein LOC133708079, giving the protein MGTKMQCKSYLPGYYSVRDLNEDPNNCSWPLYYGDKTLPNTQYYNGFLPRAAVDTYQGYGKDVVKETMLQHEAIFKNQVYELHRLYRIQRDLMDEIKRKELHRNHMPMEASLSSSPLPSQITSEHTRKWPDSSFPLVNSVYAGPSSSGVEGIHSQSSAVKGNGPKNGLYPCQNGISSKDVEVLDSRPTKVRKKMFDLQLPADVYIDSEEGEECSDEKVSCMPSCLSTKNCKIAPEGGGKVFLGDGGKSDFAGDALRSERCPRGANGFADLNEPIQPEEASASGYNDPPGHDSFRGKIQGPDLPAKSRSQLLGDGAKNGWFSHVLESGPNKSNLKTVSQCPQTERLPISSPPVQVSVNNVHEQNFYLTDKSKVNLWRERKISGVESSERSNEFSSNKHPSTFVASNVPSPYPILPSSDLAKSWTHSVSSWEKPGSSLSQKSMSVQAHPCFNSSATLSKSSQSSVQSNGIFGDRWNLNNNSRSNQGSGSELPYQNGFHHGSSSGSKEQLVRFPSLNCDYQSSSSNHNGGSEHLMSHGSATYYKGSNFLDVKSAKEVNLNVMLSNSSSNEELPQRGLKIMGGEQKHEDPLAALPWLRAKPAGKNEFANGGGVSKTGEPSIFQSSVNNLSNKIEAGKGFNQIFTQSIKSFSCGNDVEARRTELADSPSNKKLLGFPIFEKSQLLKNESFSLTSPSVSIPHPSESEVENNRRNRLLDINLPCDTAAPDLARKSVAEIVVVEDRRDKQFGNFRHHIDLNFCISDDEASLKPSAPRGSLKIAVEIDLEAPISPETDDEDDVIHGEASAQKQNKMSLALPQKKTEPSRDELARVAAEAIVAISSCGPPDPMDESSCKLAEASSVDPLMWFVDVVSTCGNDLENKFDTVLRSDDSEGIEESLVEEFDYFEFLTLKLKETKEEDYMPKPLVPENIKFEESGTNLLSNTPRRGQSRRGRQRRDFQRDILPGLVSLSRHEVTEDIQTFGGLMRATGHPSWQSGLARRNSTRNGCARGRRRAVASPSPPMITIPVCTPPIQQFSNTEMALEDRSLTGWGKTTRRPRRQRCAAGNLPSLPLT